The Desulfitobacterium chlororespirans DSM 11544 DNA window TATTGGAATCAAGTTGTTTTAAGGCCATCGGAATCTTTACTCCCCTCTCTATCAAGCTCACCTGTTTTTATTAACTATAATACATTGTTATTATAATTACAAGCCAATCGGGCATAACATGGCTGTTCGTTAAGGCGATTATTAAGGCAGAGTTCGGATTCACTTTTTTAATTCAAAATAATCCATGGTTGACGTGACCTCAAAACCACAGGAGCGATAAAGATCAAGCGCCTTTTCATTTTTGACATTAACCTGAAGCATAATCTCTTTAAAATTGTTGCTTTTTAACTCTTCGATCCCTAAGGCCAGAATATCTCTGCCATATCCCTTTCTGCGATACTCCGGAAGTACTCCTAAACCGTAAATACCCCCAACATTAGAGCTGACATCCAAATGGACTTTTCCTATTACACAATTATTGACTTCAGCCATATAGATGATCATGCCCGCTCTCGCTTCTTCCTCAGGTATAAGCATATTCTCATCCTGGCTCTCTTGCTCAAAATAGATAGAGTTTTGTCTGGAAATTTCCTGGGTATCGTTGCCGGTCGCTTTTCTTAATACTACCTTACCGGAATTTAATTCTTGCTTCGTATCACTCTGCAAAAACATCTCGTACTCCGTATGTTCATGCTTCACTCCGGAAACGCTTTTAATAAATGCCTGTCCCGCAAGTGAATTACGATCACTTAATAAAAGCATCCTGGACGCTCTCCTCTTGCTCCATTCATTCTTGACATAGGAGAACAAGGTTTTAAAAATCCCTTTCTTTCGATAATCAGGGTGGACCATACCATTAACTTCAATTTCCTCTCCACCAAAATCACAAATACCCATATAGCCAATGAGAAGTTCTCTATCATAACACATAAACTCATTAATTGTCTTCAGACTTCCTGGTTTGCCCTCGGATCGACTCAGCTTATAGTCAAGTTCCAATTTCAGAGTTGTTCTGTCATGTTCCAAGCACAGTCCCTGCAAGTTATTAATATGAGTATAGCTCTTGAGATCTAAGTTTTCCCTTAAGTTTATGGAAGGGTCGGCCAAGCTATCAATCATAATTTCTCCTCTCACCCATGGCTTTGTTCTTTTTATTTTTCTTCCATGGCCTTCACAAATACAAAGGTGTTATTATCCGACAATTGCTCCCTGTACTCAAATCCAAGCCTATTAAATTCTTTGATTTGCTCCAGATCTTTAATGGCCTTTTCAGCCATAAAACGGACCATTTCACCCCGGGCCATTTTTACATAAACACCTTTTTCGATTACTCTGCCGTCGATCAGCTCACCGAATACGCAGTTAACATAGTTGATGCCGGCAGCCAGGTATTTCTCAATCGTTTTGCTGTATTCAGCCGAAGCAAGATTCAG harbors:
- a CDS encoding GNAT family N-acetyltransferase, with the translated sequence MIDSLADPSINLRENLDLKSYTHINNLQGLCLEHDRTTLKLELDYKLSRSEGKPGSLKTINEFMCYDRELLIGYMGICDFGGEEIEVNGMVHPDYRKKGIFKTLFSYVKNEWSKRRASRMLLLSDRNSLAGQAFIKSVSGVKHEHTEYEMFLQSDTKQELNSGKVVLRKATGNDTQEISRQNSIYFEQESQDENMLIPEEEARAGMIIYMAEVNNCVIGKVHLDVSSNVGGIYGLGVLPEYRRKGYGRDILALGIEELKSNNFKEIMLQVNVKNEKALDLYRSCGFEVTSTMDYFELKK